CTAATTTGAGAGGATATTCCTCGAGGTGGACTAGAGCCTTTATGCAATCCTGGTAATCAACAAAACAAGCCTTAATCCCAAACTATTTAGGATTAATCTTCATCCAGCCACAGCCAACCACAAATTTTCTCTCACATTGCCCCTGCTTCAAAAAGTGAACGCTCATATTTGGTTGCATAGTAGGGCATTCAAAAGTTTGTTCAGCCACACCCCCAGACCCacccaaaaaaatgaaaactgtAAGAATATCTCTCCCCCCATCACAGAAAACACTTCCCCAGAGAGTAATGGAGCTTATCAAATTGGCGGGTTCTGCATGGAAAATCTTCAAGTGGATAACTTATGTCTCATACATGAACCCACCAGTTTGATATTCTTTATGAGCAATATGAAATGTGAGAAACCTAAGTAGAGCAGACTTCACAAATATCCTTTCCCTTTCTATCACTGAGAAAACAGTATCTACAAAAGAGAAACATACCAGTTGTGATTGTTCGGAACCGCTCCTGCCCAGCTGTATCCCAAATTTGAAGCTTAATCCTTTTGCCATCAAGCTCAATGGTTCTTATCTTAAAGTCAATACTGCATGATAAAGAATGAGCTTGGGAAGGTCAGAGAAGTTCTTCAAGATAGAAAAACCAGTTAATGCATTTTAAGCCCAGAATGCAAGGAATACACACCCAATGGTAGTGATAAAACTAGTTGTGAAGGAACCATCAGAGAAACGCAAAAGAAGGCAACTCTTGCCCACACCTGCAACGGCAAACAACAGGAAAGATTGAAATCTCAAGCACAATATTATGTTGCAGAATAAACTTGAACTTTAGCAATTATGCAAAACCAGTGAAGCAGACaacatttccaaaaaaaagaaagcataatAACATCAAAcacaaggagaaaaaaacatggCATCAAGTAGCCAACATATTTGGATCTATATCCTTTTTTATAAGCTATTAGCAGATATCATATCAATAAATGGAGAGATACAGAGGGGGAAGGGGAGCTAGACAAAGAGCTAAACTACCGACAATCTAATTAGGTAGCAAGCACGTTCTCTCCCTCCTCCTACATAGTACCGAATCCTGATAGACACAAGATCCCAACAAGAACAACCATCAGCTATGCAATTCATGTCAGATTGCATGTTGCTGTCTCACCGCTATCAGATATTccaattttacatgaaaaactaaaacatttccTATACTATAAATCAAGTGGGAGCATACATTAGTAGATATGTTACCTGAATTGAAATCATGGgatccttaaaaaaacaaaaaacaaaagatgaaaaacagTAAACAACGAGCATAAAAGATCCATACCGCTATCGCCGATCAAGAGAAGCTTAATGAGATAGTCATAATCGGCTCGGGCTCTAGCAGGGGGAGCAGCCATCGAACGgagaaatccaaaaaagaaataacaataacaataataatatataaaccCTCTCTGCACAACgaagacaattaaaaaaaaaaaaaaaaagagaagcagCAACTacaaaatcaataaccaaaacGAGAAGGACATAAGAGTAGATCTGTGcgtttgaaagaaagaaagaaaagacagaGAGAAGGAGGAAGAGGAACCTTTGAAGATCAGGATTCTTCGAAAAtatgtggagagagagagagaatggggGAGATAGGCGGGCAGGTCTCCGAGAGGTCAGATGTGGGAGGCAAGGGGGATTTCTACACGCATAGCTTTTTGCGACCAGGAGAGaggggtttttaatttttttttagcgaATATTTGGAGGGACAACTTTTGTTTccgttttctagtttttaaaaaatatttttaatttaaaaaatattaaattaatatgttcttttagtattttttataattttgaataaattatattaatatattttatatatttaacaaaacaCAAATCTCCAAGAGTTGTGCTACGTTTTTTTTTAGAGTACAGTAGattgatatgtttttatatttttgaatttttttgatatattgaaattaaaaataattttaaaaaataataaaatattattttaatatattaaataaaagatattataagAAACAGCGTTACTGTACTCTCTGTCACCCCGTAGAATTTAAACTCGTAATCATAAGAGAATAAACTTAGAGTCTGATTAGTTGAGCTACCCCTCATGATTAATGAGTTtcttattttaacttttatttgttacggtagttttttttttgagcttttctatttttatattttgtaaattaaaaaaattatttgattttttattttaaattaatttttttatatttttaaatattttaatatattaatatcaaaaataatttttaaaaacaactccGGGTACATCATCCTATAAGGCTTTGACATGTGATGGCTGTGCTTTGTAGTTTGTAGGCTGACCAGTAAATTCCAAGAATCAGAACATGACATTCCGGTCAGTGAGACCTCCTCATTTTCGCTTGCTTTTTAAGACAAACTAGTAATTAACAACCTGTCTCTGCTTTGCATTACAAGGTTGTCTTGTTTTGTTTAGTCCGTGGTGGAATCTGAAACTtccatttcaagtttttttcttcttcttcttcttcttctgccgTCAAATGATTGGTTTGATTAAACGGCAAGAAAAGGATGTGTTTAGCATTGGGTTTTATGGTAGTGTATTGCCATTAACCTTTTTAATGAGATTATATATATCTGCGTCTTATTAATATAGTTAGTTAGGAGAGCGCAATATAGATATGGCGAAGAGTGAAAAAACTGCAATGTTTCTtccggtttttttatttatatataaacatcacTTCCTCCATCTCGGTTTTATTGACCCTTTTGACTTATCAAATGGCTGGTGGGAAGGGGTCGCAACCAAGTTCGTGCCAATGTTATGCAATGTTATCGAGcatgattattatatttttttatttactcgggtatttttatatttttttaaaaaataaagctagTCTCGTTCGAGGTTTATAGCTGTCTTTCCCAACAAGTACACTTCTTGGAGATCGAAATTCGTTCGGGGTTGCAGCTAAGTTCGTGCCAATGTTATGCAATTTTACTTTTCAAGTGGGAACTTATTTTTTACATGCAAAAAAGGCATCGATGATAGTTATCGAGCACgactaatatttttctttttctcgaaTATCCTTCCATTCTTTTAAAAGGTAATAATAATCTTATTCGGTGTTTATGACTGCCTTTTCCAATAAGTACGCTTTTTAAATATcgaaattgtgtttttatttttacaggGATATAGCGGTGTTTTAACgactaatatattaaatcaacttgattaattcaatgtaattaaattaaagatatgttttttcaaaaaaatatttaaaataatatcattttaattttttaaaattgtattttcaaaactatatatataatgaaaggCCATGTAgtacaaattaaaatgagacGGCACGGTGTGACGGAAAACTGCCAGAAGTGTGAAATACACAAATTTCCACTTCAGGAACACCCCATGCTTCTCCTCCACATTATTAATCGTAAAAATAACTAAAGTCGAACAAAAAAGATGGGGTAGCAAAGCACATGCTTAGAAGTTCCCCACTAACTTTTATTTTCCCTTCAAAACTCAGCAATCTCTCCTTCACTCATTCTCCTTGAGAAAACATTCGTGTCCTCCATTAAAATGTCAACTGCGAGACATATATCTGATGATGGCAAACATTAGCGAGATCAGCTGATGAAGatcagatgatgatgatgatgatgatgatgatgcaaaCGTACGGTTGAAGTTGTagcacaatttttatttttatttttatcaaattaggCAACTGAGGATCCTTGGGCAGTGCATCTGGAATGAGATGCTTATGGCTCAATCATAGTCTGGTTATGTAAAAGAGGATCCTCAGTTTTtgcagtttcattttttttattatttaatgccTGAATACCAGGCTATAATAATCACATTTTAGAAGTATACAGCTTGTTAGtttatttcttctttgtttcttcttcttttgttatctttttttttttcctttttcttttttgtattaatctccaaatcatttatttatgttatacaCTGGGAACTTTGCATTAAATAATTAGATTTGCTTGCTTAGAGTCTATTTtggtgtttcaaaaatatttttaaataaattaaatttatttattttttatttcaaattaattttttgctCAGATcatttaatatgctaatattaaaaataaaaaaaatattataaacatgCTTTTAGTTGATATATTATGTCTGCTTAGTAATATgattgcagttgttttttaaattattttttattcggaaatgtattaaaatgatgtttttttatcttttaaataattattttttatattagcacatcgaaatgatttgaaaatattaaaaaaaatattaatttaaaataaaaaaaatattaatttaaaataaaaaaaatatttttaaaatataaaaataatcaggATGATTAATCTGAACTACGGCGCTACATAGTAGAGTCTAAAATGCTATTGGTGTTCAGTGTATATTGATTGCCGCAAATAAGGGACATTATTTATCTTGCTGCGGACTAAAGTCAAATAAACACCAACATGCCATCATTGTGCGAATAGCATCTAGGCCCTCCCTAAGCCTTGGAAAGTTTAACATGTTTGACATTGAAACTCATAGTTATTTAACACGTGATTTGCtattggttagttttttttttttttgacaaaaataaataaatatgcaagCATAGGtctttttacaataaaaattctaattataaatcaaaaagtttatacatgaatttaattaaataaattaaggactatatatatcaataaatacaaaaacaaatattgatgtGTCTATTCGACAAATCTAGCTGcatgttgaataatttttttaaaacggagatgaattaatatatagatgttATTAACGTGTTTTTTGACAGTgagtaaaatatataattgtgaataaaaaaaatcaatacttatatataataaaatataataaaaattatatgcattAATAAAGACATGTAAgatctcaaatttatttttaacatcgtGGAAAAACGGGACAATGTTGCAATTGCTACATTGAAACATCATTTTTGGGCccccatataaataaaaaatataaaaaatgaaaaaatgttggaacataataaaaatatatatatcagtgaGAAGAATGTACCAGAACGCCTAGGAAATTATCGAATACTGGTTGAGGAAGATCAAAATttacaagattgaaaaatttaacaGTGTGTTTTCGACTGATGAAGGCCCTATTGGCAAGAAAATTCAATATAAGGagaaaaatttttaattggatgtttaaggactcaattgaatttAGGCTtcaattataagaaattaaagtatAGGGGTCGAATtgcaatttttaagagttaatttagtcaaatcaggggcttaattgcataaatattgaagtttgattggTAATTACGGACTTggttgaagaaatccaaaatcaatgATCTAACTAGAAAAGGCAGATGAATTTAAGggttgaaattgaccaaataaggagccaaattgaaaaaattaaaagtttgttagtcaattgagggtcaaaatgcacaaattcagaaccaagaaataaaatgaaaatagcgATCAACTTTAGGGCTgacaattgagtttgaaaaGGATCattttgcatgaaattaaaagttgggAGGCAATTataattgcaattaaaagaaattgaaacaacagggacttaattgaaaattttcaatcccAAATGATATGGCATTCATATTTAATGAAGAGAAGGTGAGTGACACGTCGTTCATCACCCAAGCATCcctattttgacaattttggTTGATCGAGTTAGCAACTTAAAACGAATAAATATGAAGTTACAGACAATCAAATTAAGCAAAGTTTGATCCAAACGAAAGATATGTACCCTCTCTACCAACTCCAGGTTGTCTTAGGAGACGATGATGTCAAAACTGCCCCAACATGGCCTTAAAAGTATGCAACTCAGTCAAACATGATGTCACGCCCGGACATCACGacgaccaattaaaaaaatttctttgaaaaagaACAAGTATCtaacatcttgttcttttgggAAAAAAGATCTAGTTTAAGGAgccgccacctaatattatggtcactaggaaccctaactagtcaataaagattctatggtacgaaaCTGGTTAcggaaaaagaaagatattatcaccccttaagcgtcgtATCTGAGGCAGACTACATtattggttttgtcttaaattgctaagagtTTGTTGGTTTAAGCTATGATGATATGCTTGtaatatttccaactctagcgtcagtgaatattcaactacgaaaATTTCCAACTCtgatgttggtaaatattacgtaacaaaaaaatatatggtattTCTAACTCTGGtatcagtgaataaaccagtaaaataaatttaaatcaatgcatatatatatatatatatatataatttttttctctcgggCTGGGTCCGACCCAGCCCGTACGGCTGATTTGGACCCAACCTGGTCACTTGCTTAAGCTAGTGACCCGGCTGTGTAGCAGGTGTGCGTGACAGCGCACACCTGCCCGTACGGCTGGGTTGGACCCAACCTGATTATTTGCTTAAACCAGTGACCCGACTGTGTAGCAGGTGTGCGTGACAGCGCACGCCTGCTAcataatgaattataattcagaAGTTGCAAtagcaagtgaattataatttgcATGCACAGTAAGAAGAGCTTACCAGGTTCACTAGAGAAGAAGCCGGATGATGGGGTAATGGCTAACCGATGCTACTTCTTTTCCTCTGTTCTTTCTCTGATTTTTTTGGTTCGCTGGAGAAGAATTGATTGATGCTACCTCCTCTCCGTTCTTTCTCTGGTTCCCTGTTTTGTTTGTCTTGCCTTGTGTTGTTCGTTCCCTCCCCGTGTCTACCTTCTGCTGGCAAAGGGAACCTCTACTGGACGTTACTCTTGGTTGAAGATAGGACGTTGGACGCTGCTTGTGCTGCTCACGATGACAACTTGCTAAGAAGAGGATTTCTGCTGCTCGCAGTGGCAGCTTGTTGAGAGGAGCTGCTGTCGTTGGTTGCTGATGGTGTGACTTAAAATCAAGTTGATGAAAACAACACTGCCGCTGCTGGAAAGAAGAGGTTGTTGCTGGTTCTGCCACTGCAGCTGAGGAAAGGTGTGGCTGAGGAGCACCCGTTTTGTCGCtgcttcaataaaaaaaagattccagGTGCTGCTGCTATCCGAAGAAAAGGAACTTAAGTTCTTTGCCAACCGAAAGCTGCTAAAACAAGTCTCAAATGTTCTATTTAGTTTGGAAAGTTCaacttaaatgtttttttcatcttaaaatttcttaaaaaatcagaTCTGAACTTtaaaagaggtttttttttgggttgattttgagttatttttttacaaggttCTTTATGGGGTTTTCAAGGtgtttttgggtcaaaattaagttgtaaaatgagtttttatgtaaaaaaaaacatatatcctGTTTTTTAGGGCATCGTAGTGGCTGAAATCTAGGAAATATCAGGCGATAcgttgtttggattttttttcaaaaaatattgggACAGACaaccaattgattttttttaaaaaaaaaataaagccctTGCACATGCCTTTTCTAAGCGCctaaccattttttatttctttcttcttaaaaaaacatgctttttcatgtataattttttaatttatatcgaAAGTAATTCCccttctttgttattttttatttttgtattaagtattttttttaatttatttaatataatcaggTGAATAATCCatgttttaaaatcaaatatcttgatctagaTTTGCTTCTCGACTTTTCCACATACgtatttagttatcattaatgattttttttctatttattgatatatataatttttaatttatttaattaaatacatacataaagttttttatatatgcttatattattaatttaaaaaattgtgttACACATAcctatatgtttaatttttgcatttaaaaaatatatcagacATTTGATGGAGCATAGATGAAATAGCTAGTGATACGTCAAATCTTCAGCCCCGTTTGGAAACGCGTGTTAACCCGcgttttatcaatttttttggtaaaaattaaaatatttttatgttctcagatcattttgatgtgttgatctcaaaaatgattttttaaaaatgaaaaaaatattattttgatgcatttctaagcgaaaaacactttgaaccacaaccgcaaccacactgtgaAACAGGTTACGGTCCATGTCACCAAACAGACTCGACCATATTCCACTGCTTGAGCCTGTTTGAGAGTGttgttgcggttgcttttcaaagtgtttttcacttagaaatatatcaaaataatatttttttatttttaaaaaattatttttgatatcaatgcatcaaaataatttcaaaatattaaaaaaatattaatttaaataaaataaaataaaatttaaattttttcaaaaacatttttaaaacacaaaaataaacaacactcaaagattatgtttttcattaaaaaaacaattcctggAAAATTACTAGACAAGAAATTTTAGATCTGGCCAAAATCTTGAAGGTCCATGCCagatttaatattcttttctaTCAAATCAATCAAGATAGGAAAGGTACATcacaatcatcatcatcgttgCCATGTTTGCAAGCAATGGAAAAAATTGTTACAAATTCTACATATTCCGATCTAGAAGATTATGTATAATATTTGACGCATACTAGATACAAGATCCTTGTATTTCTTGACAGCAAAGGTAAGGAGACTGATGATATATCTTTGCCTGCCGGCGCATGAAGGGCGGCTGCTGGCTACGCCATGGGAAAGAGAGGGAGGGGGGTTGTGCTATGATTTCATTTTATGTGGAGAGAGGTGTTGTCCAAAAtattacaagttaaaaaaatatatttagtttataatcatgtaaatataaaatatagtaataatgtaatttaaatcaatgcatatatttatatatttttctataaataccAAACATGAGATCTGGAGTGGAAAGAAATAGtggaaaaacaagttttgaaaaaaaccaatgacaaagagagaaaaacactaggaaatttcttgcatttttttcCCACCCAACCTAGACATTTATTTATAGGACTTGGAAATTAAAACACATAATTTATGAATGTTTATCAATTATGATGAAGATTCATAGTTCATAAATATTCATGattcataaattattcataataatatttattttcatcacaTAATTAATGTATTGATTCATTTACTGTTATAATCCATGGCCCAAGTCACCGGTTGATCAAGGTCGATCCAATCTAGCATCATCtcgatataaaaaattattgttttaattttttaaaaaaagttatgtcatgtttttaccggacatttatgttgttttttaatccattaaattgaataactttgttgtttttataaattatttttatttaattttatgataacattaGATTCTTTTAAAATTGGTCACTGaccctaaaaaaaacatttatttaagatCGTGATAACCTTAtcgaaagtaaaaaaaaaaccatgaattttatttctcaaccaatctaatattaaagaagagtgaaataaaaaaaacaattagaaaaattaaagtaatagaaactaaaaaaataaatcagatttGATGGGTAACCCGCTAAACTAGTGAATTGGGTATCTCGAGTCAACATATTAAAACCGCAAACTGGATAATAAACCCCATTGGGAttaataacttgattttttttccttctaaactattatttatttaactatataataaaaaaatagacgatcGTAAAATCGAGCATCAAACCAgtaccaagatttttttttaaaactacgaTAAcctctcaaaaaacaaaacaaaacaaattgtaaaACTCAACTCTCAATCAAtacaatatcaaatgatgaaataaaaaaataaattaaaaaaaagaaaatttaaactcGTCATACCATCAACAAGCTCATggactttctaaaatttaataatatttttttttccgaaactatttttcttttaactatatgattaaaaattaaataataacataatcgagttcaattaaaaaaagaagaagaagataatcaaCAAACCGGGACAACTAAGATTACCTCGCCAAACTCGTAGATCAGGTTATTGACTCCAAAAAGTTtaataacctagtttttttaaaaattattttttatttaactaattttttttaaaaaataaaccataccGCAaggttgaaatatttttttaataccaactCAATGCTAAGATACTGcgaaaatcatataaaatttaaattaaaataaattattaactttaaatccCTATAAacacattatataaaaaataaattaaaaaaatcaataaaaaaaaaatcaaaatgtaaaaaataaaaacacggATTACTATTTCCCcattccttttagttttatacTTAGTATCTCTAAGAATTCTTgctcaaaaaaacaaattgaaaaaaaagcattatttttagaatttagaataaaaaatggcATCCTTCGAAAAAGTAAACTCCCATTTTCTACATTCTCAAAAAAGAATTCCCATTTTCTACCGTTCCGCGGCAAATGCCATCCTCACCTCGACGCTCTCTACCATCGATTAACTAACTTTTTCGAACCCAATCCAACGCTCCAAAAACTCCACGTCGTCGATCCGTGTAAAATCTCAGTAACCAATCACACAACCACATCCTGTTTCTATAAACCATCCCCACCCAACTCTTTCCACAGAACGCaaccttccaaaaaaaaatatcctcctcttcctctagaCTCCTCGCAATCAAGCTCTCTCGAAATGGCACCAAAAGCCGAGAAGAAGCCCGCCGAGAAGAAGCCTGCTGAGGAGAAGAAGACAGTGGCAGAGAAAGCCCCGGCAGAGAAGAAGCCGAAGGCAGGGAAGAAGCTTCCCAAAGAAGGAGGCGGCGCTGCTGCCGGagacaagaagaagaagcggGTGAAGAAGAGCACGGAGACATACAAGATTTACATCTTCAAGGTCCTAAAACAAGTTCATCCAGACATAG
This region of Populus trichocarpa isolate Nisqually-1 chromosome 9, P.trichocarpa_v4.1, whole genome shotgun sequence genomic DNA includes:
- the LOC18101997 gene encoding histone H2B, yielding MAPKAEKKPAEKKPAEEKKTVAEKAPAEKKPKAGKKLPKEGGGAAAGDKKKKRVKKSTETYKIYIFKVLKQVHPDIGISSKAMGIMNSFINDIFEKLAQESSRLARYNKKPTITSREIQTAVRLVLPGELAKHAVSEGTKAVTKFTSS